From the Labrus mixtus chromosome 10, fLabMix1.1, whole genome shotgun sequence genome, the window AGACAATTATTTTCATCTAATTTTAATTTGGGATGTTGCTTATCAATTGAAAATATAAGAATGCATCTATGACAAAGAGCCATGAAAATATGACCTCAGAAAAGAAGTGTTCCTGGGACTCAACTTACCCCAGGCTAGGGGTAAGTTGATCCGAGTCAGTGGGTAAATTGAGCCATCTATAGGGGTAAATTGACCATCCTGTTTTTCAAGTTTTAATGCaggtatgaataaaaaaagaacttacctctttttaaagataatttaatCATACATTTACCTTTCCAAACAATGttaatacttttttaaagctacctcaaacaacacaaaaacgaCCAATGAAactttaatattatattatatttaatcgttaattttttttctattatgaACAATAGTTTTAATAAATTCTGGAATGTACTTTTCCAAGCAGAAGGACCACCAACATAGTTTTGAGGATCAAAAGATATCTTCACAAAATGGTGTCAATCCAGTGAAAATCCAGTCAcatatcaaaaaacaaaaacaaacaaacacgtgtttggcagaagaagaaaaaaatccctaCAGTAGTTTCAGTTCTAATTTTGTTAAACAGTTCACAGTTTTGAACTTCTGAGAAGAAAATGACTATTCAACATTCTATGTATCAAGGTTGCAGGGAGTTGTTGCTCCCTCCTTGCATTTCCTCCAACCTTTTGAGGTTTAGGAAGCTTCTTCAGGACTTCATTCAGTGGGACAGATCCCACATCATTCTCCTTGAATGCAAAGCTGGGTTTCTCTTTGTCAGTGCTCCCTCGGACCCTTCTGAGGAGTCTTGCAAACACATCATTGTCCTTGAGGCTCTCAACCAAGCCAATATAATGGTAGCTTTTGGATTTGTTCGCAAACTTCATGATGACAAAAGTCATCAGCTGACAAATCTGAGATGTCTGGTTCACTACTCTCATCCTGGCAGCTCTCATACTCAGAAGTGTCATCAAGTGAGATGGGAAAATCACTCTCCTCAGAGCTGCTGTATACACTggggttttcttcttgttttttcttcttcttgggctTTCCTTGTTCTTTGACATTGGTTACTTCTTTCCccttctatttattttttctcttttcatgttCCATTTCGATTGCCTTCTTTTCAGGTGTATCAGTCAGGATCCTTGTCTTCATCCgctttctctttgtctgtgcTCTTGgctgctgactttttttttttaattaaagatgtatttttgggcttttgtgctttcattgagagacaggacagtggatggagatggaaatcagggagagagggagagtggggaatgacatgcgggaaaggagccacaggttgtatttgaacctgggccgcccacttggaagactagcctccatacatgggacgcgcacACTACCCACTGCACCAACAGCGCCCCATTGGCTGCTGACTTTTGGGTAAGAATAGAATTTCAGTGGGAGACATATCCAGGGGGTTGGAAGAGTGAATCTGTCCCACATGTTGAAGAACAACGCCATGGGTGGATCATCTTCAGAAGCAGATAGCATCTCAGGGTTTTGCCTGTGTGACACCATGGATGGTTCAAACTCTGCACCAGAGAAAATATCTCTGTGGTAAGGGGAAAATCCATGTGGACTTGAATCCAGAAGAGATATTCCTTGGTGTCATTAAAGACATGAAAGCCTCATTCACACATCCAGTGATTTGGTATATGTTGGCTGTTTTGCCTATAGGTTAGATCTCATCCAACCATCAAGAGCTCTGTTGTAATATCCCTTGAATGGACCATAGTCACTCTTGTCCAGAGGCTGCAGGAGATGAGATGGAATTGTGAGCATAATAATCCCCTTGCTCTTTGCTAAATCCAGTGAACTCAGTCTATTATTGGCCTCAAGGTTATCAAGGCATGGGGTGGTCAGAACAGCACTTGGTATGCTGAACCAGATGTATAaggaattttacaaaaaaaatcatttatccAGCCAGATCTGGTGGAGGTACCAATTGATCCTGGAGGTGCTCCTGTGATGAAATGGTCTTTGTATCTAACCCTTGGGAAGATGAACATGGGAGGCACTGCATTGCCAGTAGCATTGACTGCACAGCCCACAGTCACAAGCTCTCCTCTTTCTGCAGATGTGATGGCCCTCACTTATTTCTTTCCCTTTTCCGCCACAACTTGCTTTGGTGTCTGCACTGTTGTGACACCTGTTTCGTCAACATTATAAATCATGTTCGTAAGGAATTTGAACCTATAAAACAAAGTCAAGAGCCATGATGAAAATCAGAATCGTTAAGCTTTACAAGCAATGCTAAATCAGCCTTGAGTAACTGTAACTAACTACATAACTAAAGAACTGTAAATAATTTGGTAATTTGGGCTGATAACTAAACAAATGGGCCAGTCTCTTGTACAGGACATTTACTTAACTCTTCGACAATCTATAGTTGCCATTACATTTATTAATGTTATGAAATATATTCATTCTGTCACCTGTTCATCACATTGGTCCGACTGTCAAAGAACTCCCCGACTGGTTTTGTTGAAGGCTATAGCTCTACCCAAAGATGTTGCTTCAGGCATACGGCAGGAGAGAGGGTGGCATGCCATAAAGTTCTTTAACCAATCTCGACCTTAAGGAATTGAATTCATTCTGTTTAGATACTGTACTGTCAAACCGCATAAGTCAGCCTTTCCTGTCTTAATGCACGATGTCATTTCTGCAGAGACCCTAACTGCTAGATCCATGTCTTTCCAGTTGTTGGGGACAGGAATGTTGTTTATCAGAGTGTGTGGATTGTCTGATTGAGGTGAGCACCATCTTAAATCTGGGACACTAGTTTTTAGGCTAAAAAATATTCTAATTTATACAAAGCAAACTTACCAAAAACAATCATATTTCAATAATTTAGAGGGCCTACAATGTCTTTGCTGTGTTTATCAGACAGGCAGACAATAACTAGTAGCATCCCATAAACACCCTAACCATACTgtaaaatgcaaacaaacaagcaaacaaacacttaGGCTCCTTAGGGTAAATGCTGTGCAAGAGTtgcagaacaaagcagaaatgAGAATAAAGACTTTTAGTGCAAATATTCAAAAGACGAGTTTTAGATAAGCTGAAAACCAAATGTATACAAATGAAATGTGCACTCAAATACCCTCCTTAACTTTAAGCTGCAAACCAAAAGAAGATTGTATTATATGCACAATTATTTCTTTCTACACACAAAATTAAATGgtttgtaaataaaacattttttatcaatGTGACTAAAATCTATTCATTTGACTTAGTTATTCTTGTAGCTAGTTTGCTAAACAGTAAGCTAGCCTATTGGAAACTCAGGATAATGTTTTGAATcctaaaccaaaataaataaatgaagcccAAACTTCAAAAAAATGTGGGGTATTTCCAAAAAGGCATAGTCTCTCAATTAAATAACACAGTATTTAACTGTCCCACATCATTCATGCTGTCCCACTTTAACAACCTTTCTTAAAGTGGGATGACCAACGATTGCTTATTTCAACACCTTTTCACAATCTTTTTGCATCAGTTGATGCACAAATACATAACTaacatatagaaaacaataGGAAAAGTTGTTTTATGTATCACAGTTTTATATCCTTAACATTGATTTTGTTGAAATCCTATGTCACTAAAGTGGACTTCATGGGGGGGAACTTTGTGTTTGGTGATTCTCCATGAtttatgacatcacatcagCTAAGTCATGTGATTTCAATAACTTGATACCCCTGCTTGGATTCAACACCAatcatgtttgttgtgtctAACAGAACATAGTGGGATGTAATATCTCTCAGGTGAAAAACGACGTAGAGCAAAAGGTTGTGAACGATGGCTCCTTTTATTCAGTGTTCCAGCTACAACATGCTTCTGGCACAGGAGACACTCTACAACTGCATATAGCACCACCATACAGTACTGTATCGCCACTGTATCTGTGATACCCTGCTGGCCTGACCAGTTATTTGTCCAGTTTATGCTTAAAGTAATTGCATCAAGAACTTTGAGCTACATGTGTGCAAAATTTAGGACAGTAAGGATACTGTACTTCATTTAGTGTTTCATTAGCCAATAATCAGGCCTACAATTAAGAGGATCATATAGTAAATAACCTTcgaattatataaaaaaatcaaataatttaatcaaataatttaatacaataaaaacattaaaggttAGGCTAACTGACCTATATTTAAAGCTCGTACATGactaaaatgttgtttgtaaatTTCAATATCTATGATACAAAGGTGCTGGTGCCTACATTTGCTTCAAGTAAAACTTTGAATGCAGATCTTCATCTAGCTGTAGTAAGGTAAGTTGCAGGTGTcgtttaatatatatatgtatatatatatatatatatatatatatatatatggtagAGGTAGTAATTGAGATTGTTGGCTTCTGTTGAATAAATCAAGTGATTTCAAGTGATTTTGTACATTCATTAGCTGATACTAATACAATCCAGCTGACAACTGAATGGAaagatgtgtgaaaataaataaatgttgttgctTTCATACTGTGCAAGCAGGAAGTTGCAGAAATGACAACCATTCCAAAGGTTTCAATTCAAGATGGAAACATCCCATTTGTAAGGTGGCATACCACAAATAACTCCTTTGGATTAGGCCGCTCGGCTAAAATAGGATTTAAGAATCTGTGAAGGAATGTATATAGTCTAAActagtgtttctcaactggtgggtcgggacccaaaagtgggtcgcgaaGCCATTTTCATGGGTCGataatgtgtgcctggaaaaaaatattgttttaaaaagtctatgaagcactttttccaacatgtttgttttgttctgtcacattttctactgtctgaggtccaaaatgcacaatttttcgttgaacaaatctgattggttgaaaaatatctgaaggTCGCGATTTTTCATGAatgagttggtggtgggtcctgaggctcgaccagctgagaaccactggtctaaacCATGCTGAAAGGCTGAAAGAGGGCACTGCAAGTCGGTGATGCAGCATTTATAAACAGATCTTTAAGGAATCATTTCCAGCATAGTATTCTATAATGACTATTTAAACTCCGCAAAGAGTGAATGTGTGCttagtgattttaaaaaaacctcacagAACTGGGTATTTTCCTCTATCAAAAATAACCTGacatgagaaacagaaacatgtacTGCCCTAATCATCATTAATCAGATGAATGTTAATCTCATAGTTAATTGTCTCGTTTGTCCTCCACTGTGCAGAATAACATTGGCCCTGTCCAGAGACTGCCAACACAAGGTCCTTCTTACAAACATCTGTTATGAAAGGTTCTCTTTAAATCTGAACTCAAATAGAAGCAGCTTTGATGAAAGGTAATGGTATGGTTTGATGACATCAGAGCTAGTGTGAAGGGCACTCATGTGACATATTAAGCTTTtcttcaggatttaaaaaatgtgttgtctATTTGTTTCCATGCCACAATGAAAGAGTAGGCCACTTGGGCAGTAACTATCTTGTGTAAATAGTCTGTATTAGTAAACagtctgcattttaaaatggacTCATGTAACATTACAAAAGTATTATCATCATGTAGCCTACTTGAATGACCAGTAAAAGGAGTAGCCTACTCACGTTGCAGAATTGttaattttttgtttgattaatcTACTTGAGCATTCGTGTGTAGTGTAAATCATTTGAATGTTGCAGCTGAAAAGGTGGGGGCTtattttaataactttaataCACTTGAGTAGCGATACATTTCCTCCTGAGGATCATtctacggtggccggtagggggtcacacgctcagcaactgatgaaacgacatacatttagaaaaacgcgcagcatatatagaaatgctgcacattcaaaaggaAATGCAAACTActacaacaaatgcaaagacaaATGCAAAGGAAAATAAGTTcaaaaaagtgcaaaataaatctattattgtatttttttcaccctttatttaacggatgtaaatatgtttgatttttaacttcttgttatttttaataattatattcctgcttcctgttttctaGAGCTGTTGTAACACAAAATTTTTCCCCGTGgggggggatcaataaagtcttTATTCACTCAGTCCAGAAGATGGTGATAATGCTACACAAAAGATAAAAGCTGCCCTAATAAAAACGACGAAGAAGACGTAACGACGACGACCCGCCTACACCGGAAGCAGGCGAAATAAAGGAAGGGAGGGGAATAACAAGAATAACCCGTTGTACGCCAGAGCATACACAAAGCCGCTACATAGTGTTGTAAGCGTCCATAAAACTAATTGCATGTTAGTCgtccttttacattttaatagtaGCTTGTGGGctcttgtatattttttatcacCGCGAGTAGCTTGACCTCTTTTCTAGCGACCGTCAGCAAAGTAacgagctgcagctgctggcaCGTTCATCGCCATTTTGCGCGTTCAACAGCTCAAGACTTTCGCCAGCTGAAGGTAAACGCAACATGAATGACTACACACCAAACAAGATTGAACTTGCGCGCCAATAGGCAGTTGCTTTATGTACTGAGACGACACGCCTCGTTTTGTTGCAGGTTTGTGACTTGGCAGCATGGCAGAGGCAGACCGTCCAGGAAAGCTCTTCATCGGTGGACTGAACACCGAGACCACCGAGAAGGCCCTGGAGCAGTACTTCAGCAAGTATGGCAGGATTGTGGAAGGTGCGCTTACAACCACTctttgctccccccccccccccacttcgtACCATAGCTTAAACCTTGAAGAAATGAAAATGCAGCTATACTTAAAAGGCCGAATATTTGCTGTTTCGCGCTTGTAATGAGTACCAGATGTGTACGTGTGTGACTGTAAAGGcatcacattttttgttgtttcacatTTGGTTTAGTTCAGGGGATGGGCAACtgtggtcacagcaagggccacattcatttaattctcactgccagggggccaaattgtaggatgtaaaaacgattacagtcaataatgtctcaaatttaacttcaacatataccagtgattaAATAtgattatggacatatttctggttttcatgatttcatggcagatgtttttcttcatgtctccatttaattgatatgtaaaaattgacccgagggccacgttgagggttgatgggggccgccagttgcccacccctggtctaggCTCACATTTACATACAATAGCAGCATTGGGTATTTGTGATCAGGAATCGACAATCCTGatttgatacatttgttaaaggTTTAGAAACAATGaactttgaattgaattatTAATCATTTTACTCTCTCATTCTATTTCCTTCTTTTAAGTTCTTCTGATGAAGGACcgtgaaacaaacaaatcaagaggCTTTGCTTTTGTTACTTTTGACACTCCAGCTGATGCAAAGGATGCAGCTCGTGAGATGAATGGAAAGGTACTCTTTCTTGTGAAGCCACCacctttcatcatcatcatcatcatcaaactgCTGTCATCGTTGTAATTCTAACTCTTTCACCACAGTCTCTTGATGGCAAGCCAAtcaaagtggagcaggctacaAAACCCCAGTTTGAGAGTTCTGGCAGGCGAGGACCCCCACCCATGCACTCCCGTAGCCGTGGTCCACCCAGAGGCCCCCGTGGTTCTCGGGGAGGTCATAGCGGTATGAGAAGCCCTCCACCAAGAGGTGATTATAAAATTTATCATCGAGattgtaaaaaaagatgtaatgGCATCATTTTGGCATTTAATTTTCTCACAAATTCTCCCTTTTGAACTTAatttataatattaatatttgcaTTTCTTGTCTGTGGAGATTACTATGATAATTCAGGGAATGTAGAACCCTTCTTTAAAGGAATGTCATCCAGAGGACCCCCAATGAAGAGAGGACCCCCTGTTCGTAATGGAGGTCCCCCACCAAAGAGGTCTGCCCCATCTGGCCCCATGAACAGACGTAAGTACCGGGAAATGTGTTGGGTCTTGTCTTACCTAAAACTAATAATAGGCACGTGCAAGTTATATTAACAAAGTACTCGCCTAAATGACACGTCAGCAAATTTATAGCATTCACTTTTCACTTATCTAGCTCTTCAAGTTGCCTGCTCAGTGTTATTTTATGATTGAATAGCCAGTTTACAAATCTTTTGTGTGTTCCAGCCACCATGTCAAGAGACAGGGATCCCTATGGTCCACCCCCACCTCGCAGAGACTCCATGATGTCCAGGAGGGATGACTATCCATCACCAAGAGATGACCATTACAACTCAAAAGATAGGTAGGACATTCCAAATGTAGTTACGTCTAGGTCGATGTATTATGATTTTCAATTACCATGTAACACTATTTTCAGTGCAGTAGTAAAATGTTGTTCTCTTCTACAGCTACTCCAGTCGGGATTATAATTCTAGAGATTCCAGGGACTATGGACCTCCACCCAGAGATTATTCATACAGAGATTACTCCAATTCCAGCTCCCGGGATGACTATGGGTCAATGTCTAGAGGATACAGGTATAAGTATTGGTAACTAAGAGAATGAAGATGCGCGTTTAGACTTTATTTAATCTAAAACTAACGTATTTGTACAATGCAGCGAACGTGACAGTTATGGGGGAAGCCGAGAACCCAGATATATGGACCGTCCCAGCAGTGGCTACAGAGATTCATATGATGGTTACGGTAAGAT encodes:
- the rbmx gene encoding RNA-binding motif protein, X chromosome isoform X4 gives rise to the protein MAEADRPGKLFIGGLNTETTEKALEQYFSKYGRIVEVLLMKDRETNKSRGFAFVTFDTPADAKDAAREMNGKSLDGKPIKVEQATKPQFESSGRRGPPPMHSRSRGPPRGPRGSRGGHSGMRSPPPRDYYDNSGNVEPFFKGMSSRGPPMKRGPPVRNGGPPPKRSAPSGPMNRPTMSRDRDPYGPPPPRRDSMMSRRDDYPSPRDDHYNSKDSYSSRDYNSRDSRDYGPPPRDYSYRDYSNSSSRDDYGSMSRGYSERDSYGGSREPRYMDRPSSGYRDSYDGYG
- the rbmx gene encoding RNA-binding motif protein, X chromosome isoform X1; its protein translation is MAEADRPGKLFIGGLNTETTEKALEQYFSKYGRIVEVLLMKDRETNKSRGFAFVTFDTPADAKDAAREMNGKSLDGKPIKVEQATKPQFESSGRRGPPPMHSRSRGPPRGPRGSRGGHSGMRSPPPRDYYDNSGNVEPFFKGMSSRGPPMKRGPPVRNGGPPPKRSAPSGPMNRPTMSRDRDPYGPPPPRRDSMMSRRDDYPSPRDDHYNSKDSYSSRDYNSRDSRDYGPPPRDYSYRDYSNSSSRDDYGSMSRGYSERDSYGGSREPRYMDRPSSGYRDSYDGYGNSRSAPPSRAPPPSYGGSSGSSRYDDYGSSSREGYGSRDSYPSSRSDPYPPSRGERMGRQERGPAPPVERGYPPRDSYSSSSRGGPRGGRGGNRPDRGMSRSRY
- the rbmx gene encoding RNA-binding motif protein, X chromosome isoform X2; protein product: MAEADRPGKLFIGGLNTETTEKALEQYFSKYGRIVEVLLMKDRETNKSRGFAFVTFDTPADAKDAAREMNGKSLDGKPIKVEQATKPQFESSGRRGPPPMHSRSRGPPRGPRGSRGGHSGMRSPPPREPFFKGMSSRGPPMKRGPPVRNGGPPPKRSAPSGPMNRPTMSRDRDPYGPPPPRRDSMMSRRDDYPSPRDDHYNSKDSYSSRDYNSRDSRDYGPPPRDYSYRDYSNSSSRDDYGSMSRGYSERDSYGGSREPRYMDRPSSGYRDSYDGYGNSRSAPPSRAPPPSYGGSSGSSRYDDYGSSSREGYGSRDSYPSSRSDPYPPSRGERMGRQERGPAPPVERGYPPRDSYSSSSRGGPRGGRGGNRPDRGMSRSRY
- the rbmx gene encoding RNA-binding motif protein, X chromosome isoform X3, producing MAEADRPGKLFIGGLNTETTEKALEQYFSKYGRIVEVLLMKDRETNKSRGFAFVTFDTPADAKDAAREMNGKSLDGKPIKVEQATKPQFESSGRRGPPPMHSRSRGPPRGPRGSRGGHSGMRSPPPRGMSSRGPPMKRGPPVRNGGPPPKRSAPSGPMNRPTMSRDRDPYGPPPPRRDSMMSRRDDYPSPRDDHYNSKDSYSSRDYNSRDSRDYGPPPRDYSYRDYSNSSSRDDYGSMSRGYSERDSYGGSREPRYMDRPSSGYRDSYDGYGNSRSAPPSRAPPPSYGGSSGSSRYDDYGSSSREGYGSRDSYPSSRSDPYPPSRGERMGRQERGPAPPVERGYPPRDSYSSSSRGGPRGGRGGNRPDRGMSRSRY